The following coding sequences are from one Streptomyces angustmyceticus window:
- the eccD gene encoding type VII secretion integral membrane protein EccD has product MSTSTGTGFCRVTVAAPDARIDVALPEDVALVDIYPEILRLSGQSQAEGAPTGYHLVRRDGTVLDAGQSLAQQQILDGDLLLLKPFAESLPLPVFDDVSDAVASAVKRNRSRWSDDLMRVVGLSAGVLLLVMMAFALWFSNPVDRDMHRLPGIIAGVVGIVLVALAGVRARVYDDHGSSIALGLASLPHLLIAGSGIFPVEEGSGPGRLHLLVGCVTVLIAAVLLVVLLPQGDAPFVAAAFLAAMGTLAVFAAILTDAAPREVAAVTAVVSIALVAWLPGLSARFARLPIGYKSPDQIAKGSYDSGSETESVDFVKIGNQAKRGHELLLGLVAGCAALTVGSAGVVLGFSDNMWAQLLALAAGITIMLRARLFDYTAQVACLTIAGILTIVLLILGIALNPPTEIFVELAKFQDSGPLNIRTVWFSGSIAAGAALLVGVGLVVPQKGVTPFWGRIFDIFDGLILLSLVPLCLAVLEVYGKVRGLTGN; this is encoded by the coding sequence GTGAGCACGAGTACTGGCACCGGCTTTTGCCGAGTCACAGTCGCCGCGCCGGATGCACGGATTGATGTGGCTCTGCCGGAGGACGTCGCACTCGTCGACATTTACCCGGAGATCCTTCGGCTCTCCGGTCAGTCGCAGGCGGAGGGCGCACCGACCGGCTATCACCTCGTACGCCGCGACGGCACGGTTCTCGACGCCGGACAGTCGCTCGCCCAGCAGCAGATCCTCGACGGCGACCTCCTTCTCCTGAAGCCGTTCGCCGAATCGCTGCCGCTCCCGGTCTTCGACGACGTCTCCGACGCCGTCGCCTCCGCCGTCAAGCGCAACCGCAGCCGCTGGAGCGACGACCTGATGCGGGTCGTCGGCCTCAGCGCGGGTGTGCTGCTGCTCGTGATGATGGCGTTCGCCCTGTGGTTCTCGAACCCCGTCGACCGCGACATGCACCGCCTGCCCGGCATCATCGCCGGTGTCGTCGGCATCGTGCTGGTCGCGCTGGCCGGCGTCCGCGCCCGTGTCTACGACGACCACGGCTCGTCCATCGCGCTGGGCCTGGCCTCGCTCCCGCACCTGCTGATCGCCGGCTCCGGCATCTTCCCCGTCGAGGAGGGCTCGGGACCCGGCCGGCTGCACCTCCTCGTCGGCTGTGTGACCGTACTGATCGCCGCCGTCCTGCTGGTGGTCCTGCTGCCGCAGGGTGACGCCCCCTTCGTCGCCGCCGCCTTCCTGGCCGCCATGGGGACCCTCGCGGTCTTCGCCGCGATCCTCACCGACGCCGCGCCCCGCGAGGTCGCCGCCGTCACCGCCGTCGTCTCCATCGCCCTGGTCGCCTGGCTGCCCGGCCTCTCCGCCCGCTTCGCCCGGCTGCCCATCGGCTACAAGTCGCCCGACCAGATCGCCAAGGGCTCCTACGACAGCGGCAGCGAGACCGAGTCCGTCGACTTCGTCAAGATCGGCAACCAGGCCAAGCGCGGTCACGAGCTGCTGCTCGGTCTCGTCGCCGGCTGCGCCGCCCTGACCGTCGGCTCGGCCGGTGTGGTCCTGGGCTTCTCGGACAACATGTGGGCCCAGCTGCTGGCGCTGGCCGCCGGCATCACGATCATGCTCCGTGCCCGGCTGTTCGACTACACCGCGCAGGTCGCCTGCCTGACCATCGCCGGCATCCTCACGATCGTCCTGCTCATCCTGGGCATCGCGCTGAACCCGCCGACGGAGATCTTCGTCGAGCTGGCCAAGTTCCAGGACTCCGGCCCGCTGAACATCCGCACCGTCTGGTTCTCCGGCAGCATCGCCGCGGGCGCCGCCCTCCTGGTGGGCGTCGGCCTGGTCGTCCCGCAGAAGGGTGTCACCCCCTTCTGGGGCCGGATCTTCGACATCTTCGACGGACTGATCCTGCTGTCCCTGGTGCCGCTGTGCCTGGCGGTCCTGGAGGTCTACGGCAAGGTGCGCGGCCTCACCGGCAACTGA
- a CDS encoding polyribonucleotide nucleotidyltransferase: MENETHYAEAVIDNGSFGTRTIRFETGRLAKQAAGSAVAYLDDDTMVLSATSASKTPKDQLDFFPLTVDVEERMYAAGKIPGSFFRREGRPSEDAILTCRLIDRPLRPSFKKGLRNEIQIVETVMALNPDHLYDVVAINAASCSTQLAGLPFSGPVGGTRVALINGQWVAFPTHTELEDAVFDMVVAGRVLPDGDVAIMMVEAEATEKTIQLVKDGAEAPTEEVVAAGLEAAKPFIKVLCKAQSDLAAKAAKPVGEFPIFLDYQDDVLEALTAAVKDELSQALTIAGKQEREAELDRVKAVAAEKLLPQFEGREKEISAAYRSLTKTLVRERVIKEKKRIDGRGVTDIRTLAAEVEAIPRVHGSALFERGETQILGVTTLNMLRMEQQLDTLSPVTRKRYMHNYNFPPYSVGETGRVGAPKRREIGHGALAERAIVPVLPTREEFPYAIRQVSEALGSNGSTSMGSVCASTMSLLNAGVPLKAPVAGIAMGLISQEIDGQTHYVALTDILGAEDAFGDMDFKVAGTKQFVTALQLDTKLDGIPASVLAAALKQARDARLHILDVMNEAIDVPDEMSPNAPRIITVKIPVDKIGEVIGPKGKMINQIQEDTGADITIEDDGTIYIGAADGPAAEAARATINGIANPTMPEVGERYLGTVVKTTTFGAFVSLLPGKDGLLHISQIRKLAGGKRVENVEDVLAVGAKVQVEIAEIDQRGKLSLIPVIEDEDKAADEKDDAAK; the protein is encoded by the coding sequence GTGGAGAACGAGACCCACTACGCCGAGGCCGTGATCGACAACGGTTCCTTCGGCACCCGCACCATCCGCTTCGAGACGGGCCGCCTGGCCAAGCAGGCCGCCGGCTCCGCCGTGGCGTACCTGGACGACGACACCATGGTGCTGTCGGCCACCTCCGCTTCCAAGACGCCGAAGGACCAGCTGGACTTCTTCCCGCTGACCGTCGACGTCGAGGAGCGGATGTACGCGGCCGGGAAGATCCCCGGCTCCTTCTTCCGTCGTGAGGGCCGTCCCTCCGAGGACGCGATCCTCACCTGCCGGCTGATCGACCGGCCGCTGCGCCCCTCCTTCAAGAAGGGCCTGCGCAACGAGATCCAGATCGTCGAGACGGTCATGGCGCTCAACCCCGACCACCTCTACGACGTGGTCGCCATCAACGCCGCCTCCTGCTCCACGCAGCTCGCCGGCCTGCCCTTCTCCGGCCCGGTCGGCGGCACCCGTGTCGCCCTGATCAACGGCCAGTGGGTGGCGTTCCCGACCCACACCGAGCTCGAGGACGCCGTCTTCGACATGGTCGTGGCCGGCCGCGTCCTCCCGGACGGCGACGTCGCGATCATGATGGTCGAGGCCGAGGCCACCGAGAAGACCATCCAGCTGGTCAAGGACGGCGCCGAGGCCCCGACCGAAGAGGTCGTCGCCGCCGGTCTGGAAGCCGCCAAGCCCTTCATCAAGGTCCTGTGCAAGGCCCAGTCGGACCTCGCCGCCAAGGCCGCCAAGCCCGTCGGCGAGTTCCCGATCTTCCTCGACTACCAGGACGACGTCCTGGAGGCGCTCACCGCCGCGGTCAAGGACGAGCTCTCCCAGGCGCTGACCATCGCCGGCAAGCAGGAGCGCGAGGCCGAGCTGGACCGCGTCAAGGCCGTCGCCGCCGAGAAGCTGCTCCCGCAGTTCGAGGGCCGCGAGAAGGAGATCTCCGCCGCGTACCGTTCGCTGACCAAGACCCTGGTCCGCGAGCGCGTCATCAAGGAGAAGAAGCGCATCGACGGCCGCGGCGTCACGGACATCCGTACGCTCGCCGCTGAGGTCGAGGCCATCCCGCGGGTGCACGGCTCCGCCCTGTTCGAGCGCGGCGAGACCCAGATCCTGGGCGTCACCACCCTCAACATGCTCCGCATGGAGCAGCAGCTGGACACCCTCTCCCCGGTGACCCGCAAGCGCTACATGCACAACTACAACTTCCCGCCGTACTCCGTCGGTGAGACCGGCCGCGTGGGCGCCCCCAAGCGCCGCGAGATCGGCCACGGCGCGCTCGCCGAGCGCGCCATCGTGCCGGTGCTGCCGACCCGCGAGGAGTTCCCCTACGCGATCCGCCAGGTCTCCGAGGCGCTGGGCTCCAACGGCTCGACGTCCATGGGCTCGGTCTGTGCCTCGACCATGTCGCTGCTGAACGCCGGTGTGCCCCTCAAGGCCCCGGTCGCCGGTATCGCCATGGGCCTGATCTCCCAGGAGATCGACGGTCAGACCCACTACGTCGCCCTCACCGACATCCTCGGTGCGGAGGACGCCTTCGGCGACATGGACTTCAAGGTCGCCGGCACCAAGCAGTTCGTGACCGCGCTCCAGCTCGACACCAAGCTCGACGGCATCCCCGCCTCGGTCCTGGCCGCCGCGCTGAAGCAGGCCCGTGACGCGCGTCTGCACATCCTGGACGTCATGAACGAGGCCATCGACGTCCCGGACGAGATGTCCCCGAACGCCCCGCGGATCATCACCGTCAAGATCCCCGTGGACAAGATCGGCGAGGTCATCGGCCCCAAGGGCAAGATGATCAACCAGATCCAGGAGGACACCGGCGCCGACATCACGATCGAGGACGACGGCACCATCTACATCGGTGCCGCCGACGGCCCGGCCGCCGAGGCCGCCCGCGCCACGATCAACGGCATCGCCAACCCGACCATGCCGGAGGTCGGCGAGCGCTACCTGGGCACGGTCGTCAAGACCACCACCTTCGGTGCGTTCGTCTCCCTGCTCCCGGGCAAGGACGGCCTGCTGCACATCTCGCAGATCCGCAAGCTCGCCGGCGGCAAGCGCGTGGAGAACGTCGAGGACGTGCTCGCGGTGGGCGCCAAGGTCCAGGTCGAGATCGCCGAGATCGACCAGCGCGGCAAGCTCTCCCTCATCCCCGTGATCGAGGACGAGGACAAGGCCGCGGACGAGAAGGACGACGCCGCCAAGTGA
- a CDS encoding PH domain-containing protein, which translates to MPLPFLTADRDLDLDTRAADSVALPHDEPDHWRRPYRPGPWRVGAAAVFLLLASFVLISAMIIAMAGSLPGAAACALLGAVMIAGALRLLRVGVWVSARGLRQVNLLRTTTEPWSALASVRTRQQPVRWLGLPRTVQGQALIIERTQGEPLRTLLTDHNGDFLSRPEAFERAADVLEAWAAEYRA; encoded by the coding sequence GTGCCCCTGCCCTTCCTGACGGCCGACCGCGACCTCGATCTCGACACCCGTGCCGCGGATTCGGTCGCGCTTCCGCATGACGAGCCCGACCACTGGCGCCGTCCCTACCGCCCCGGACCGTGGCGTGTGGGGGCGGCGGCGGTGTTTTTGCTGCTCGCCTCGTTCGTGCTGATCTCGGCAATGATCATCGCGATGGCCGGCTCGCTGCCCGGCGCCGCGGCCTGTGCCCTGCTGGGAGCGGTGATGATCGCCGGGGCCCTGCGGCTGCTGCGGGTCGGGGTGTGGGTGAGCGCGCGCGGTCTGCGGCAGGTGAACCTGCTGCGTACGACGACCGAGCCGTGGAGCGCCCTCGCCTCCGTGCGCACGCGTCAGCAGCCGGTGCGCTGGCTGGGCCTGCCTCGGACGGTGCAGGGACAGGCGCTGATCATCGAGCGGACGCAGGGCGAGCCGCTGCGGACCCTGCTCACGGACCACAACGGCGACTTCCTGTCCCGCCCGGAGGCGTTCGAGCGGGCCGCGGACGTCCTGGAGGCCTGGGCGGCGGAGTACCGCGCCTGA
- a CDS encoding ribonuclease J gives MSHPHPELGAPPKLPKGGLRVTPLGGLGEIGRNMTVFEYGGRLLIVDCGVLFPEEEQPGIDLILPDFTSIRDRLDDIDGIVLTHGHEDHIGGVPYLLREKPDIPLIGSKLTLALIEAKLQEHRIRPYTLEVQEGQRERIGSFDCEFVAVNHSIPDALAVAIRTPAGMVVHTGDFKMDQLPLDRRLTDLPAFARLGEEGIDLLLSDSTNAEVPGFVPPERDISNVLRTVFANAQKRIIVASFASHVHRIQQILDAAHEYGRRVAFVGRSMVRNMGIARELGYLQVPAGLVVDVKTLDDLPDDEVVLVCTGSQGEPMAALSRMANRDHQIRIVQGDTVILASSLIPGNENAVYRVINGLTRWGADVVHKGNAKVHVSGHASAGELLYFYNICKPKNLMPVHGEWRHLRANAELGALTGVPKDRIVIAEDGVAVDLVDGVAKIVGKVQAGYVYVDGLSVGDVTEAHLKDRRILGDEGIISVFVVVDSSTGKIVGGPDLHARGSGIEDAALAGVVPKIDEALTKAAQDGVSEAHQLQQLIRRSVGKWVSDNYRRRPMILPVVVEV, from the coding sequence TTGAGTCATCCGCATCCTGAGCTCGGCGCCCCGCCGAAGCTCCCCAAGGGCGGCCTGCGCGTCACCCCCCTCGGCGGCCTGGGTGAGATCGGCCGCAACATGACGGTCTTCGAGTACGGCGGCCGGCTGCTGATCGTCGACTGCGGAGTGCTCTTCCCGGAGGAGGAGCAGCCCGGAATCGACCTGATCCTGCCGGACTTCACGTCCATCCGGGATCGCCTCGACGACATCGACGGCATCGTGCTGACGCACGGCCACGAGGACCACATCGGTGGTGTCCCCTACCTCCTGCGGGAGAAGCCGGACATCCCCCTGATCGGTTCGAAGCTGACCCTCGCGCTCATCGAGGCCAAGCTCCAGGAGCACCGCATCCGCCCCTACACCCTCGAGGTGCAGGAGGGGCAGAGGGAGCGGATCGGCTCCTTCGACTGCGAGTTCGTCGCCGTCAACCACTCCATCCCGGACGCCCTGGCCGTCGCCATCCGCACCCCCGCGGGCATGGTCGTCCACACCGGCGACTTCAAGATGGACCAGCTCCCGCTGGACCGCCGGCTCACCGACCTGCCCGCCTTCGCGCGGCTCGGCGAGGAGGGCATCGACCTCCTCCTCTCCGACTCCACGAACGCCGAGGTCCCGGGCTTCGTCCCGCCCGAGCGGGACATCTCCAACGTCCTGCGCACGGTCTTCGCGAACGCCCAGAAGCGCATCATCGTCGCGAGCTTCGCCAGCCATGTGCACCGCATCCAGCAGATCCTCGACGCGGCGCACGAGTACGGCCGCCGGGTCGCCTTCGTGGGCCGTTCGATGGTCCGCAACATGGGCATCGCCCGCGAGCTGGGCTACCTGCAGGTCCCCGCCGGCCTGGTCGTGGACGTCAAGACGCTCGACGACCTCCCCGACGACGAGGTCGTGCTGGTCTGCACGGGTTCCCAGGGCGAGCCGATGGCCGCCCTCTCCCGGATGGCCAACCGCGACCACCAGATCCGGATCGTCCAGGGCGACACGGTGATCCTGGCGTCCTCCCTCATCCCGGGCAACGAGAACGCGGTCTACCGCGTGATCAACGGCCTCACCCGATGGGGCGCGGACGTCGTCCACAAGGGCAACGCCAAGGTCCACGTCTCGGGCCACGCCTCGGCCGGCGAGCTGCTGTACTTCTACAACATCTGCAAGCCGAAGAACCTGATGCCGGTGCACGGCGAATGGCGCCACCTGCGCGCCAACGCCGAGCTGGGCGCCCTGACCGGGGTGCCGAAGGACCGGATCGTCATCGCCGAGGACGGGGTCGCGGTCGACCTGGTCGACGGCGTCGCCAAGATCGTCGGCAAGGTCCAGGCGGGCTACGTCTACGTCGACGGCCTCTCGGTCGGTGATGTCACGGAGGCCCACCTCAAGGACCGCCGCATCCTGGGCGACGAGGGCATCATCTCGGTCTTCGTGGTCGTGGACAGCAGCACCGGCAAGATCGTCGGAGGCCCGGACCTGCATGCGCGAGGCTCCGGCATCGAGGACGCCGCCCTCGCGGGCGTGGTCCCCAAGATCGATGAGGCCCTGACCAAGGCGGCCCAGGACGGCGTCTCCGAAGCGCACCAGCTCCAGCAGCTGATCCGCCGCTCGGTCGGCAAGTGGGTGTCGGACAACTACCGCCGGCGCCCGATGATCCTCCCCGTGGTCGTCGAGGTCTGA
- the dapA gene encoding 4-hydroxy-tetrahydrodipicolinate synthase, with amino-acid sequence MAPTSTPQTPFGRVLTAMVTPFTPDGALDLDGAQRLAAHLVDAGNDGLVVNGTTGESPTTSDAEKAQLVRAVVDAVGDRAFVVAGAGTNDTRHSLELARAAQDAGAHGLLAVTPYYSKPPQEGLLRHFTAIADATDLPVMLYDIPGRSGVPINTETIVRLAEHPRIVANKDAKGDLGRASWAIARSSLAWYSGDDMLNLPLLSVGAVGFVSVVGHIVTPELRALLDAHLNGDVTKATEIHQKLLPVFTGMFRTQGVITTKAALGLSGLPAGPLRLPLVELSPEETEQLTRDLAAGGVHL; translated from the coding sequence ATGGCTCCGACTTCCACACCGCAGACCCCCTTCGGGCGGGTGCTGACCGCCATGGTCACGCCGTTCACGCCGGATGGCGCCCTCGATCTCGACGGCGCACAGCGGCTGGCTGCCCACCTGGTGGACGCCGGCAACGACGGCCTCGTCGTCAACGGCACCACCGGAGAGTCCCCGACCACCAGCGATGCGGAGAAAGCCCAGCTGGTGCGCGCGGTGGTCGATGCGGTCGGCGACCGCGCGTTCGTCGTCGCCGGAGCCGGTACCAACGACACCCGTCACAGCCTGGAGCTGGCCCGCGCCGCCCAGGACGCCGGCGCGCACGGCCTGCTCGCGGTGACGCCGTACTACAGCAAGCCCCCGCAGGAGGGCCTGCTGCGCCACTTCACGGCCATCGCGGACGCCACCGACCTGCCGGTGATGCTCTACGACATCCCCGGCCGCAGTGGTGTCCCGATCAACACCGAGACCATCGTCCGGCTCGCCGAGCACCCCCGGATCGTCGCCAACAAGGACGCCAAGGGCGACCTCGGCCGCGCCAGCTGGGCCATCGCCCGCTCCAGCCTCGCCTGGTACAGCGGTGACGACATGCTCAACCTCCCGCTGCTGTCGGTCGGCGCCGTCGGCTTCGTCTCCGTGGTCGGCCACATCGTCACCCCCGAGCTGCGCGCCCTCCTGGACGCCCACCTCAACGGCGACGTCACCAAGGCCACCGAGATCCACCAGAAGCTGCTGCCCGTCTTCACCGGCATGTTCCGCACCCAGGGCGTCATCACGACCAAGGCCGCCCTCGGCCTCTCCGGCCTGCCCGCCGGTCCGCTGCGGCTGCCGCTGGTGGAGCTCTCCCCCGAGGAGACCGAACAGCTCACGCGCGACCTCGCCGCCGGCGGGGTACACCTCTGA
- the thyX gene encoding FAD-dependent thymidylate synthase, with amino-acid sequence MSHTPAESTESPDSTAVSFRNEVTVELVKHSAADSDVLWAARVSTAGEQSLEELQKDPERSKGLINYLMRDRHGSPFEHNSMTFFISAPIFVFREFMRHRVGWSYNEESGRYRQLEPVFYVPGESRKLVQQGRPGKYEFVAGTPEQHELTSRAMEDSYRRSYEAYQEMLAAGVAREVARAVLPVGLFSSMYATCNARSLMHFLGLRTQHEQAKVPSFPQREIEMVGEQMEAHWAKLMPLTYGAFNANGRIAP; translated from the coding sequence GTGTCCCACACCCCCGCCGAGAGCACTGAGAGCCCCGACAGCACAGCCGTCAGCTTCCGGAACGAGGTGACGGTCGAGCTGGTCAAGCACAGTGCCGCGGACAGCGACGTGCTGTGGGCGGCCCGGGTCTCCACGGCCGGCGAGCAGTCCCTGGAGGAGCTGCAGAAGGACCCCGAGCGCTCCAAGGGCCTGATCAACTACCTGATGCGGGACCGCCACGGCAGCCCCTTCGAGCACAACTCCATGACGTTCTTCATCAGCGCCCCGATCTTCGTCTTCCGCGAGTTCATGCGGCACCGCGTCGGCTGGTCCTACAACGAGGAGTCGGGCCGCTACCGTCAGCTGGAGCCGGTCTTCTACGTCCCCGGTGAGTCCCGCAAGCTCGTCCAGCAGGGCCGCCCCGGGAAGTACGAATTCGTCGCGGGCACCCCCGAGCAGCACGAGCTCACCAGCCGTGCCATGGAGGACTCCTACCGCCGGTCCTACGAGGCGTACCAGGAGATGCTCGCCGCCGGCGTCGCCCGCGAGGTCGCCCGTGCCGTGCTCCCCGTCGGCCTGTTCTCGTCGATGTACGCGACCTGCAACGCCCGCTCGCTGATGCACTTCCTCGGTCTGCGCACCCAGCACGAGCAGGCGAAGGTGCCGTCCTTCCCGCAGCGGGAGATCGAGATGGTCGGCGAGCAGATGGAGGCCCACTGGGCGAAGCTCATGCCGCTCACGTACGGCGCATTCAACGCCAACGGCCGGATCGCTCCGTAA
- the rpsO gene encoding 30S ribosomal protein S15, translated as MSLDAATKKQIMAEFATKEGDTGSPEVQVAMLSRRISDLTEHLKTHKHDHHSRRGLLLLVGQRRRLLQYLAKKDITRFRALVERLGIRRGAAGAK; from the coding sequence GTGTCGCTCGACGCCGCTACGAAGAAGCAGATCATGGCCGAGTTCGCCACCAAGGAGGGTGACACCGGCTCCCCCGAGGTCCAGGTCGCGATGCTCTCCCGCCGCATCTCGGACCTGACCGAGCACCTCAAGACCCACAAGCACGACCACCACTCCCGCCGTGGTCTGCTGCTGCTCGTCGGCCAGCGCCGCCGCCTGCTGCAGTACCTGGCGAAGAAGGACATCACGCGCTTCCGTGCGCTGGTCGAGCGCCTGGGCATCCGCCGCGGCGCGGCGGGCGCCAAGTAA
- the dapB gene encoding 4-hydroxy-tetrahydrodipicolinate reductase produces the protein MSKLRVAVLGAQGRIGSEAVRAVEAADDMELVAGLGRGDKLETLVEAGAEVVVELTNPGAVMGNLDFCVRHGIHAVVGTTGWTDERLAQLRTSLAASPGAGVLIAPNFSIGAVLTMRFAQQAARFFESAEIVELHHPKKADAPSGTAARTAQLIAGARAEAGCAPQPDATTTALDGARGADVDGIPVHSVRLRGLLAHQEVLLGGEGETLTIRHDSLHHSSFMPGILLGVRRVVNTPGLTVGLENFLDLG, from the coding sequence ATGAGCAAGCTGCGCGTGGCCGTACTGGGAGCCCAGGGACGCATCGGCTCCGAGGCCGTACGAGCCGTCGAGGCCGCCGACGACATGGAGCTGGTGGCCGGACTCGGCCGGGGCGACAAGCTGGAGACTCTGGTCGAGGCAGGCGCCGAGGTGGTGGTCGAGCTGACCAACCCCGGTGCCGTGATGGGCAACCTCGACTTCTGCGTGCGGCACGGCATCCACGCGGTGGTCGGGACCACCGGGTGGACCGACGAGCGCCTCGCGCAGCTGCGCACCTCGCTCGCCGCCTCGCCCGGGGCGGGCGTGCTCATCGCCCCGAACTTCTCCATCGGCGCGGTGCTGACCATGCGGTTCGCCCAGCAGGCGGCCCGCTTCTTCGAGTCGGCCGAGATCGTCGAGCTGCACCACCCGAAGAAGGCGGACGCCCCGTCCGGCACCGCCGCCCGCACCGCCCAGCTGATCGCCGGGGCCCGCGCGGAAGCCGGCTGCGCACCACAGCCGGACGCCACCACCACCGCGCTGGACGGCGCCCGTGGCGCGGACGTGGACGGTATCCCCGTGCACTCCGTACGGCTGCGCGGCCTGCTGGCGCACCAGGAGGTGCTCCTCGGCGGGGAGGGCGAGACGCTCACCATCCGCCACGACTCCCTCCACCACAGCAGCTTCATGCCGGGCATCCTGCTCGGCGTGCGCCGGGTGGTGAACACCCCGGGCCTGACGGTGGGCCTGGAAAACTTCCTCGACCTGGGCTGA
- a CDS encoding M16 family metallopeptidase, with the protein MTSRTHTTTARTSSEGRAVARTQTLLKGTAGAGTVRRTTLPGGLRVVTETLPAVRSVTFGIWAHVGSRDETPSLNGATHYLEHLLFKGTERRSALDISAAVDEVGGEMNAFTAKEYTCYYARVLDTDLPLAIDVVCDMLTGSLVEAEDVDAERGVILEEIAMTEDDPGDCVHDLFAHTMLGDTPLGRPVLGTVDTVNALTPERIRRFYKKHYDPTHLVVTAAGNIDHAKVVRLVRRAFEQAGALERTDAAPVAPRSGARAIRTAGRVELLNRKTEQAHVILGVPGMARNDDRRWAMGVLNTALGGGMSSRLFQEVREKRGLAYSVYSYTSGFADCGLFGVYAGCRPSQVQDVLKICRDELDQVASHGLTDDEIRRAIGQLRGSTVLGLEDTGALMHRLGKSELCWGEQMSVDEMLARIAAVTPDEVREVARDVLGTRPSLSVIGPLKDRQAARLDDIVA; encoded by the coding sequence GTGACGTCCCGTACGCACACGACGACGGCCCGCACCTCTTCGGAGGGGCGGGCCGTCGCCCGTACCCAAACGCTTCTCAAGGGCACCGCGGGCGCCGGCACGGTCCGCCGGACCACCCTGCCCGGGGGGCTGCGCGTCGTCACCGAGACGCTGCCGGCGGTCCGCTCCGTCACCTTCGGCATCTGGGCGCACGTCGGCTCCCGCGACGAGACCCCGTCGCTCAACGGCGCCACCCACTACCTGGAGCACCTGCTCTTCAAGGGCACCGAGCGGCGCAGCGCGCTGGACATCTCCGCGGCCGTCGACGAGGTCGGCGGCGAGATGAACGCCTTCACCGCGAAGGAGTACACCTGCTACTACGCGCGGGTCCTGGACACCGACCTGCCGCTCGCCATCGACGTGGTGTGCGACATGCTGACCGGCTCGCTGGTCGAGGCCGAGGACGTGGACGCCGAGCGCGGCGTCATCCTCGAAGAGATCGCGATGACCGAGGACGACCCGGGCGACTGCGTGCACGACCTGTTCGCGCACACCATGCTGGGCGACACCCCGCTGGGCCGCCCGGTCCTGGGCACCGTCGACACCGTCAACGCCCTCACCCCCGAGCGCATCCGCCGCTTCTACAAGAAGCACTACGACCCCACCCACCTCGTCGTCACGGCCGCGGGCAACATCGACCACGCCAAGGTCGTCCGCCTGGTCCGCCGCGCCTTCGAGCAGGCCGGGGCCCTGGAGCGGACCGACGCCGCCCCGGTCGCGCCGCGCTCCGGCGCTCGCGCCATCCGCACCGCCGGACGCGTCGAACTGCTCAACCGCAAGACCGAGCAGGCCCATGTGATCCTCGGGGTGCCGGGCATGGCGCGCAACGACGACCGGCGCTGGGCCATGGGCGTACTGAACACCGCCCTGGGCGGCGGCATGAGCTCGCGCCTCTTCCAGGAGGTCCGCGAGAAGCGCGGGCTGGCCTACAGCGTGTACTCCTACACCTCCGGCTTCGCCGACTGCGGGCTGTTCGGTGTCTACGCCGGCTGCCGCCCGAGCCAGGTGCAGGACGTCCTCAAGATCTGCCGCGACGAACTCGACCAGGTGGCGTCCCACGGCCTCACCGACGACGAGATCCGCCGCGCGATCGGACAGCTGCGCGGATCCACCGTCCTCGGCCTGGAGGACACCGGCGCGCTGATGCACCGCCTCGGCAAGAGCGAGCTGTGCTGGGGCGAGCAGATGTCGGTCGACGAGATGCTCGCGCGGATCGCGGCCGTCACCCCGGACGAGGTGCGCGAGGTGGCCCGCGACGTACTGGGCACCCGCCCCTCGCTGTCCGTCATCGGCCCGCTGAAGGACCGGCAGGCGGCCCGGCTGGACGACATCGTCGCCTAG
- a CDS encoding tetratricopeptide repeat protein: MGGKFTYFFLATVLVLVFGVVALEGVLLLLTGEPAAMGMGAVAFLLPGIGAWFLWHNTRFARDAHRLAHVLESEGGLPSDEPARTPGGRIDRDAADAVFARRQAETEEAPGDWRTWFRLAVAYHDARDTPRARKAMQRAIALHDGKPVPAA, encoded by the coding sequence ATGGGCGGAAAGTTCACGTACTTCTTCCTCGCCACCGTGCTGGTGCTGGTCTTCGGCGTGGTGGCGCTGGAGGGCGTACTCCTCCTGCTGACCGGTGAGCCGGCGGCCATGGGCATGGGCGCGGTGGCCTTCCTGCTGCCGGGCATCGGTGCCTGGTTCCTGTGGCACAACACCCGCTTCGCGCGGGACGCCCACCGGCTGGCGCACGTCCTGGAGTCCGAGGGCGGCCTGCCCTCCGACGAGCCGGCGCGGACCCCCGGCGGCCGGATCGACCGGGACGCCGCCGACGCGGTCTTCGCCCGGCGGCAGGCCGAGACGGAGGAGGCGCCCGGCGACTGGCGCACCTGGTTCCGGCTCGCGGTCGCCTACCACGACGCCCGGGACACCCCGCGCGCCCGCAAGGCGATGCAGCGCGCCATCGCCCTGCACGACGGCAAGCCCGTACCGGCCGCGTAG